The stretch of DNA TGCTCGGCGCGCTGTGACAGGCAGAACGTGGCCGCCTTCGGCGTCTGCAGCACCTTGCCGGCGCCGCAGATCAGCTGCCGCGTCACCAGGAACGGGAGCAGGACGTCCGAGATCCGGGAGAATTCACCGGCCCGCGCCACGAGGAAGTTCTCGTGACAGCCGTACGAATTGCCCGCCGAGTCCGTGTTGTTCTTGAACAGGTAGATGTCGCCGCCGATGCCTTCCTCGGCGAGCCGCTGCTCGGCATCGATCAGCAGTTCCTCGAGTACGCGCTCACCGGCCCGGTCGTGGTTGACCAACTGGATGAGGTTGTCGCACTCGGCCGTCGCGTATTCGGGGTGCGAGCCGACGTCCAGATACAGGCGGGCACCGTTCCGGAGGAACACGTTGGAGCTCCGGCCCCACGACACCACCCGCCGGAACAGGTAGCGCGCAACCTCGTCCGGGCTCAGTCGCCTGTGACCATGGAAGGTGCAGGTCACACCGAACTCTGTCTCAATTCCCATGATTCGTCGCTGCACACCTCGACAGTACAACGCCGATCACCCGGCGGAGCGGGAAAACCGTCCGGCGACACTCCGCGCCTACGCTGAGACGGTGAACCGACACCTGCACCGCATCCACCGGGTCGACGAGATCGTGTTCGGCCGCAGCGCCGATCTCCGCCCGTCCGGGGTCGACCGGGCGATGCGCTTCCTCAGCCACGCGGCCGACAAGGGGGTCCTGTGGTGGTGTGTGGCGGCACTGCTGGGACTGGTCGGCGGACGTGCCCGGCGCGGTGCCGTGCGGGGCCTGCTGTCGCTCGCGATGGCGAGCGGTCTGGCCAACGGCATCCTCAAGCCGGTGTTCCCACGGCGGCGCCCTCCCGCCCGCGCGTGGACGAACGTGCTGCGCGGCGTGCCGATTCCCCGGTCCTCGTCCTTCCCGTCGGGACATTCGGCGTCGGCGGCGGCGTTCACCACCGGTGTCGCCCTGGAATCGCCCGCGGCCGGTGCCGCACTCGCTCCCCTCGCGGCCGCGGTCGCGTACTCCCGGGTGCACAACGGCGTGCACTGGCCGTCGGACGTCCTCGTCGGGCTGATGCTGGGTGGGGCCGTCGCTTCCGGAACCCGCCGCTGGTGGGCGGTGCGCACCGAAGACCCGGCGGAGCTGGGCCCCGCAGTCGACGCGCCGGCGCTGCCGGGCGGTGAAGGCCTCCTCGTACTGGTGAACCAGGAGTCCGGGCCGGACACCGTGGATCCCAGCGAGGAGATCGCGACCGCACTCCCGAAGGCTCACGTGCGCGCCCTCGACACCGACCGCGATTTCGCCGAGCAACTCGACGCCTGGGTGGCCGAGACGAATCCGCGGGCACTCGGGGTGTGCGGCGGAGACGGAACCGTGGTCGCCGTCGCATCTGCGGCGGCGCGTCACACCCTGCCACTGGCGGTGTTCCCCGGCGGCACACTCAATCACTTCGCGCGGGACGCCGGCGTTCCCGAGATCTCGGACACGGCAACGGCCGTCGAGACCGGACATGCGGTTCTCGTGGATCAGGCCGTCGTCCACACCGACGTCGCCGAACCCGCGCCGTTCCTCAACACCGCCAGTCTCGGTGGCTATCCGGACGCGGTGCGACTACGGGAGAAGTGGCAGCCCCGGTACGGGAAGTGGCCCGCGGCCTGTGCGGC from Rhodococcus opacus B4 encodes:
- a CDS encoding phosphatase PAP2 family protein, which encodes MNRHLHRIHRVDEIVFGRSADLRPSGVDRAMRFLSHAADKGVLWWCVAALLGLVGGRARRGAVRGLLSLAMASGLANGILKPVFPRRRPPARAWTNVLRGVPIPRSSSFPSGHSASAAAFTTGVALESPAAGAALAPLAAAVAYSRVHNGVHWPSDVLVGLMLGGAVASGTRRWWAVRTEDPAELGPAVDAPALPGGEGLLVLVNQESGPDTVDPSEEIATALPKAHVRALDTDRDFAEQLDAWVAETNPRALGVCGGDGTVVAVASAAARHTLPLAVFPGGTLNHFARDAGVPEISDTATAVETGHAVLVDQAVVHTDVAEPAPFLNTASLGGYPDAVRLREKWQPRYGKWPAACAAMIRILAAATPLAVTLDGRPVNVWMLFVGNGRYSPGDQVPMSRPAITGGLLDVRYVRADRRASRPRLLFAAVTGTLGSSRVYVRSLVPRLTVRVNGAPVALATDGEVVTDARRFEFRTVPGAIAVYRPQS